A genome region from Anopheles stephensi strain Indian chromosome 2, UCI_ANSTEP_V1.0, whole genome shotgun sequence includes the following:
- the LOC118507094 gene encoding inactive rhomboid protein 1-like: protein MEDGAEYGHAGIQHHMPTSSPHPQLSKELTHHHNQSQQQQQQQSHHRNHAHQSQQSHHAKLLQQQQQHQPQPSQPHHLSSVPAWYAGSSGGTLRSASSGRRASYGHSQYGSQQQQQQQQPQQQPPLTLPPSAVNYHDMADTISIGSGHSAHRSYIEQHPIQSQAQQQQQQHLRGGVAGGLLIDRHGTTTTSTDRFGALDDPLSTSCLQPPSPAPSNDHYVMGLPAPGPAPVSHHYTDSRHYGTIQRRTASPSNIRYRHSLTENYRDISPQCDRYIPPPAHFLGADTYGYLGSNVHTPIKRYVPTPPPQEPPYPPLGGAGSANAKTQALMSALLGHQGQQRAGPSSSHAHHPHQYAYATSTLPYGFRVKSGQGGASGASGGGNGSSINVTTDPTTISPPKGFETPDHLYGSISNSTTGSIAASNSSINTPPARVRPPKCPSSSLGSGGPPHNTSTLPHATSHHTASGHVSRSSSRHSTQGSSGTNGTGNSVSSSSSTNNSYRMSRTSSAEFLDQPRGSYRVSTPVSVMSEPNGGSAGGSASCLHCNTLRRTTGVHQTTQTTGPISPQPIGPSDANSCHSVPASPASLTSPQQLTGASMTLVSVGPAASPHPQQPQHHLVSSQYSQAQQNQPSSLHIPSVQGIATAQSQHSQTYDNLNDGTGTLDRDSGATIPRNASKHQFVQSNRNETPSMENLLSASSSRSLLIQQQQQQQQQQYNSQAGASSSQQQQPQPTSATATPVPLAQPSTAQQSIPPQQQLTSPQQQNVPAEQLQSQQQQPQQQQQAQPTPSPQQIMPQPPIIMPSQQVISSPAIVPYAMPAHTLQAHAGHGGSLNDSPASTLQRSSNAQLLRIPQSNLSCKQRVKEYLRRETAKFFGVPIQDEEYERTKWDDRQRRFACRRFGSLRDDYDRDGGHAIHGNGPGMHHHHHHHHANEHHHGHGPNHGQAASLPPSDRPDILPAQSQDERETELSRRQRANPHYASAQDQQGDVYLIRAERKPSVPAVICSGLNFIVQSITRRRLRTHKQWSRSFAPAHVELTGLDGSDGSEVHCDGLAPIQDGEAFFDTPTAVGPGGIGQPERIQHGGLMAHDNSRQLFVSDGDRATGSGIINGWRTKSAELHHQQQQQQQQQAAQAGQQGQAAVLQQQQQQNPDQAGLPASTGIYGQRISSHILDGVLDNSLRPVRNRVKLLRPNLLDERYDYRPFFTYWINTVQIVVMILSLICYGFGPVGLGMEYRSAQVLVTSLSLQQVHHQEPRNIWIGLRSADLIHLGAKYGACMRRDTKILDVVSRTRKHERETACCIRNDDSGCVQSSQADCSIRGWPSKTIATWKKWSPGESGPGGRISGSVCGLDPKYCDAPASIAPHEWPDDITKWPICRKNNQLSQRFRFKDHTAEHMVCEVIGHPCCIGVYGECRITTREYCDFVHGYFHEEASLCSQVSCLNDVCGMFHFIAVDYPDQFYRLFTSLLLHAGLIHLIISVAFQHLLLSDLERLIGPLRTAILYIGSGIAGNLTSAIFVPYKAEVGPLPSIAGVLASLMLQLVLCHWKSLKKPHIAMIKLLILGCTLFGLGTLPLQQNFTGLIAGLLTGIALTLAFVPFVNVTKHSRKSKINLIWTCVTLQFVLYAIMFIIFYAFPTLFESLNFIDGNQLMDPNAGHGYHDHYSLYDGYNNYNPLGGSGGHTSGGSGGHNHGHGSGGGPGGGGGISNGGNGAGTGGGNHIIGTYNNNYKSSGGGGGGGNVMHNHHDYGGGGNVMPGGSNRNGAVGGGRMSTGNNLLKTISLCEKGQCVLRQPRQADTNA from the exons ATGGAGGACGGTGCTGAGTACGGCCATGCCGGCatccaacatcacatgcccaCATCCTCCCCCCATCCACAGCTATCCAAGGAGCTGACGCACCATCACAACCaatcccagcagcagcagcagcagcaatcgcaCCATCGTAACCATGCACACCAATCGCAGCAGTCACATCATGCGAAGCTCctccaacaacagcaacagcaccagcccCAACCTTCGCAACCGCATCATCTGTCGAGCGTTCCGGCATGGTACGCAGGATCCTCCGGTGGGACGCTTCGTTCGGCAAGTTCCGGCCGGCGGGCATCGTACGGCCACAGTCAGTACggatcgcagcagcagcagcaacagcaacagccacAACAACAGCCACCCCTTACCTTACCCCCCTCGGCTGTCAATTATCACGACATGGCCGACACCATTTCGATCGGCAGTGGACACTCGGCCCATCGCAGCTACATCGAACAACACCCAATACAATCGCAagcgcagcaacagcaacaacagcatctTCGGGGAGGAGTCGCCGGCGGGTTGCTGATCGACCGGcacggcaccaccaccaccagcacggaCCGGTTCGGTGCGCTAGATGATCCACTCAGTACGAGCTGCCTGCAGCCTCCGTCACCGGCACCGAGTAATGACCACTACGTGATGGGACTGCCAGCACCGGGCCCGGCACCGGTCAGCCATCACTACACCGACAGCCGGCACTATGGCACGATTCAGCGACGGACGGCGAGCCCCTCGAACATCAG ATATCGGCACAGCTTGACGGAGAACTATCGGGACATTTCACCGCAGTGCGACCGGTACATACCGCCACCGGCACATTTTCTCGGCGCCGACACGTACGGCTACCTCGGCTCGAACGTTCACACGCCGATCAAGCGTTACGTGCCGACACCGCCACCCCAGGAACCACCCTATCCACCGCTGGGAGGTGCCGGTTCTGCCAACGCAAAGACCCAAGCTCTCATGAGTGCTCTGCTCGGACATCAGGGACAGCAGCGGGCCGGTCCCTCCTCGTCCCATGCTCACCATCCGCATCAGTACGCGTACGCTACCAGCACACTTCCGTACGGATTTCGCGTCAAGAGTGGTCAGGGTGGCGCGAGCGGTGCTAGCGGTGGTGGGAACGGAAGCAGCATCAACGTTACCACCGATCCCACCACCATATCGCCTCCGAAGGGTTTCGAAACGCCCGACCACCTTTACGGCAGCATTAGCAACAGCACCACAGGCAGCATTGccgccagcaacagcagcatcaataCACCGCCAGCCCGTGTTCGACCCCCCAAGTGCCCGTCGTCTTCCCTCGGCAGCGGGGGCCCGCCGCACAACACTTCCACCCTGCCCCACGCTACGTCCCACCACACCGCCAGTGGACATGTGTCGCGTAGCAGTAGTCGCCACTCCACGCAAGGATCGTCCGGCACGAACGGTACCGGCAACagtgtcagcagcagcagcagcaccaacaataGCTACCGAATGTCACGGACGTCGAGTGCTGAGTTCTTGGACCAGCCACGAGGTAGCTACCGTGTATCGACACCGGTGAGTGTGATGAGTGAACCGAACGGTGGATCGGCTGGTGGCAGTGCGTCCTGTCTGCACTGTAACACACTCCGGCGGACGACCGGTGTACATCAGACaacgcaaacgacgggaccgATCAGTCCGCAACCGATTGGACCGTCCGACGCGAACAGTTGCCATTCGGTGCCGGCCAGTCCCGCATCACTCACCTCACCGCAGCAGCTGACGGGCGCCAGTATGACGTTGGTTTCTGTAGGACCGGCTGCTTCACCTCACCCCCAGCAACCACAGCACCATCTGGTGTCGTCGCAGTATAGTCAGGCACAGCAAAATCAACCCTCCTCACTGCACATTCCATCAGTTCAAGGCATTGCAACAGCACAATCACAGCACTCGCAGACGTACGATAACCTGAATGATGGCACTGGAACACTTGAccgcgacagcggcgccacgATTCCCCGGAATGCTAGCAAGCATCAGTTTGTACAGTCGAATCGTAACGAGACGCCCTCGATGGAGAACCTGCTCAGTGCCAGTAGTAGTCGATCGTTGTTgatacagcaacagcagcagcagcagcagcagcaatacaaTTCCCAAGCGGGTGCGTCTTCaagccaacagcaacagccacAGCCGACGAGTGCGACGGCCACACCGGTACCACTAGCACAACCATCCACAGCACAACAATCAATACCACCGCAACAGCAACTGACCAGTCCACAGCAACAGAACGTCCCAGCAGAGCAGCTTcagtcccagcagcagcagccacagcaacaacagcaagcacAGCCAACACCCTCACCGCAACAGATAATGCCACAACCACCGATCATAATGCCCTCCCAGCAAGTGATATCCTCACCCGCCATCGTACCCTATGCCATGCCGGCCCACACCCTCCAGGCTCACGCCGGGCACGGAGGATCGCTGAACGATTCGCCGGCTTCCACGCTCCAGCGCAGCAGTAACGCTCAGCTGCTTCGCATCCCTCAGTCGAACCTGTCCTGCAAGCAGCGCGTCAAGGAGTACTTAAGACGCGAGACGGCCAAATTCTTCGGCGTACCGATCCAGGACGAAGAGTACGAGCGTACGAAGTGGGATGATCGACAGCGTCGCTTCGCCTGCCGACGATTTGGTTCGCTGCGTGACGACTACGACCGTGACGGCGGGCATGCCATTCACGGTAATGGGCCGGGCatgcatcaccaccatcatcatcaccatgcGAACGAACACCATCATGGGCATGGGCCGAACCATGGTCAGGCGGCATCACTGCCGCCCTCCGATCGGCCAGACATTCTCCCGGCCCAGAGCCAGGACGAGCGGGAAACGGAGCTGAGTAGACGGCAGCGTGCCAACCCACACTACGCCTCTGCCCAGGACCAGCAGGGCGATGTGTACTTGATACGCGCCGAACGAAAACCATCCGTACCGGCCGTCATCTGCAGTGGGCTTAACTTCATCGTGCAAAGCATCACCCGACGGCGGCTCCGCACGCACAAACAGTGGTCGCGAAGCTTTGCACCGGCACACGTGGAGCTTACCGGGTTGGACGGTTCGGATGGTTCGGAGGTGCACTGTGATGGACTCGCTCCCATACAGGACGGGGAGGCATTCTTCGACACACCGACGGCGGTAGGACCGGGCGGGATTGGACAGCCAGAGCGAATCCAGCATGGTGGGCTGATGGCGCACGACAACTCCCGCCAGCTGTTTGTATCGGATGGCGATCGTGCCACTGGCAGTGGGATAATAAATGGCTGGAGAACCAAGTCAGCGGaactccaccaccagcagcaacaacagcagcagcaacaggctGCCCAAGCTGGTCAGCAAGGACAAGCAGCAgtactgcagcagcagcagcagcagaacccGGACCAGGCGGGTCTCCCAGCCAGCACTGGCATCTACGGACAACGAATCTCATCGCACATCTTGGACGGTGTGTTGGACAACTCTTTGCGGCCCGTCCGAAATCGGGTAAAGTTGTTGCGACCGAATCTACTCGACGAACGGTACGATTACCGGCCATTCTTTACCTACTGGATCAACACAGTGCAGATTGTGGTGATGATCCTATCGCTCATCTGTTACGGGTTCGGACCGGTCGGGTTGGGCATGGAGTACCGTTCGGCACAAGTTCTCGTGACCAGTTTAAGCTTGCAACAG GTACATCATCAAGAGCCACGCAACATATGGATCGGTTTGCGAAGTGCCGACCTGATACATCTGGGCGCCAAGTACGGAGCTTGCATGAGACGAGATACAAAGATTCTGGACGTGGTGTCCCGGACGCGTAAGCACGAGCGGGAAACGGCTTGCTGCATACGGAACGACGATTCTGGCTGTGTACAGAGCTCCCAGGCGGACTGCTCCATTCGTGGTTGGCCATCG aaaACGATCGCCACATGGAAAAAGTGGTCCCCCGGAGAGTCGGGCCCTGGAGGCCGAATCTCGGGCAGTGTCTGTGGGCTCGATCCAAAGTACTGCGATGCACCGGCGTCCATCGCACCGCACGAGTGGCCGGACGACATCACCAAGTGGCCTATCTGTCGGAAGAACAACCAACTGTCCCAGCGGTTCCGCTTCAAGGACCACACGGCAGAGCATATGGTGTGCGAGGTGATCGGACATCCGTGCTGCATCGGTGTGTACGGCGAGTGTCGCATCACGACCAGAGAATACTGTGATTTCGTACACGGGTACTTTCACGAGGAGGCGTCCCTGTGTTCCCAG GTCTCGTGCTTGAACGATGTGTGTGGCATGTTTCACTTCATTGCCGTCGACTACCCGGACCAGTTCTATCGTCTCTTtacgtcgctgctgctgcacgccGGACTGATCCATCTGATCATCAGCGTTGCCTTCCAGCATCTGCTGCTGTCCGATCTGGAACGTCTGATAGGACCACTGCGGACAGCCATCCTGTACATTGGGTCGGGTATTGCCGGCAATCTGACGAGTGCTATATTTGTGCCGTACAAGGCGGAG GTTGGACCTCTGCCCTCGATTGCGGGCGTGCTGGCGTCACTGATGCTACAGCTCGTACTGTGCCACTGGAAGAGCTTGAAGAAACCACACATAGCTATGATCAAATTGCTTATCCTCGGCTGCACCCTGTTCGGGCTGGGGACACTGCCACTGCAGCAGAACTTTACCGGGCTGATTGCGGGCCTGCTCACCGGTATAGCCCTCACGCTAGCATTTGTACCATTTGTGAACGTAACGAAACATAGCCGTAAGAGTAAG ATCAACCTCATCTGGACGTGCGTGACGCTACAGTTTGTTCTGTACGCCATCATGTTCATCATATTCTACGCCTTCCCGACGCTGTTCGAGTCGCTTAACTTCATCGACGGCAATCAGCTGATGGATCCGAACGCCGGCCATGGCTATCACGACCACTACAGCTTGTACGATGGCTACAACAACTACAACCCGCTCGGTGGTTCCGGTGGCCACACGTCTGGTGGCAGTGGGGGACATAACCACGGGCATGGATCCGGTGGTGGGcctggcggcggcggcggcatcAGCAATGGTGGCAATGGAGCAGGAACGGGCGGTGGAAATCACATCATCGGCACGtacaacaacaattacaaatcttccggtggtggtggtggcggtggcaatGTCATGCACAATCATCACGACTACGGTGGCGGTGGGAACGTAATGCCCGGTGGCTCCAATCGGAACGGTGCCGTTGGTGGCGGCCGGATGTCGACCGGCAACAATCTGCTAAAGACGATAAGCCTGTGCGAAAAGGGACAGTGCGTGCTGAGGCAGCCGCGCCAGGCGGACACGAATGCATGA